In one window of Caenimonas aquaedulcis DNA:
- a CDS encoding cytochrome c oxidase subunit II, which produces MTRMLERALYIAALALAVLCVTSLAQYAMAATPIPQAPHDALHAMGPQAGHIVDLWRVMLWTCSLVFGAILAALLFAILRAPRADATAAPDLSAVDRAEPRVRRSVASAAVASALLLFALALASVFTDRALARLSLAGAVNIEVTAHQWWWSARYLDGGHADTFVTANEIHIPVGRPVNLQLKADDVIHSLWVPSLAGKKDLIPGRSASMQFRADTPGPYRGQCAEFCGFQHALMGLLVVADPPAQYEAWVQAQRTPPAPPTGAKAIRGQQLFQSTSCAMCHAIGGTIASAQHAPDLTHLASRSTLAAGTLANTPAQLAAWIADPQKHKPGVNMPSTPISRDDLDALVAYLETLK; this is translated from the coding sequence ATGACGCGCATGCTGGAGCGCGCGCTCTACATCGCCGCGCTCGCGCTCGCGGTGTTGTGCGTCACCTCGCTCGCGCAGTATGCGATGGCCGCGACGCCGATCCCGCAGGCGCCGCACGATGCGCTCCACGCCATGGGCCCGCAGGCGGGCCACATCGTCGACCTCTGGCGCGTCATGCTCTGGACCTGCTCGCTGGTGTTCGGCGCCATCCTCGCGGCGCTGCTCTTCGCGATCCTTCGCGCGCCGCGCGCGGACGCCACCGCCGCGCCCGACCTGTCGGCCGTCGACCGGGCCGAGCCGCGCGTGCGGCGCAGCGTGGCGAGCGCGGCGGTCGCGTCCGCGCTGCTGCTGTTCGCGCTGGCGCTCGCGAGCGTCTTCACCGACCGCGCGCTGGCGCGCCTGTCGCTCGCCGGCGCGGTGAACATCGAAGTCACCGCCCACCAGTGGTGGTGGTCGGCGCGCTACCTGGACGGCGGCCACGCGGACACCTTCGTGACGGCCAACGAGATCCACATCCCGGTCGGCCGCCCCGTCAACCTCCAGCTCAAGGCCGACGACGTGATCCACAGCCTGTGGGTGCCCAGCCTCGCGGGCAAGAAGGACCTCATCCCCGGCCGCAGCGCCTCGATGCAGTTCCGCGCGGACACGCCCGGCCCCTACCGCGGCCAGTGCGCGGAATTCTGCGGATTCCAGCACGCGCTGATGGGCCTGCTCGTGGTCGCGGACCCCCCCGCGCAATACGAGGCGTGGGTGCAGGCGCAGCGCACGCCGCCCGCGCCGCCGACCGGCGCGAAGGCGATCCGCGGGCAGCAGTTGTTCCAGTCGACGAGCTGCGCGATGTGCCATGCCATCGGCGGCACGATCGCGAGCGCCCAGCATGCGCCGGACCTCACGCATCTCGCGAGCCGCTCGACCCTTGCCGCGGGGACGCTCGCGAACACGCCGGCGCAGCTGGCCGCCTGGATCGCGGACCCGCAAAAGCACAAGCCCGGCGTGAACATGCCGTCCACGCCGATCTCCAGGGACGACCTGGATGCGCTCGTTGCCTACCTGGAGACCCTGAAATGA